Proteins from one Drosophila gunungcola strain Sukarami chromosome 3R, Dgunungcola_SK_2, whole genome shotgun sequence genomic window:
- the LOC128253707 gene encoding nicotinamidase: MDSPTPPIVIEDSNGSAMDACFTAFDKDGDDRLNLAEFSIICRALFRNDKGHIYDVPPERLEQIFAVFDTNADGFIDREEFKFCWNQWIKTIVRPVNAFLIVDVQNDFISGSLDISNCSAQQQGHEILEPINKLLDTVDFDAVFYSLDWHPSDHVSFIDNVKMRPMDESSSLDSDSAQVFDTVIFAGPPPMKQRLWPRHCVQDSWGAELHKDLKVVDHGIKVYKGTNPEVDSYSVFWDNKKLSDTTLNAQLKMKGATDIYVCGLAYDVCVGATAVDALSAGYRTILIDDCCRGTDVHDIEHTKEKVNTSDGVIVHTNEVKAMAEGRDRRPELGYKLAMELKSPDSVLSQRNGFRPTY; this comes from the exons CGATGACCGCCTGAACCTTGCCGAATTTTCGATTATCTGTCGAGCACTGTTCCGCAACGACAAGGGACATATCTACGATGTGCCGCCCGAACGACTTGAGCAAATTTTCGCCGTCTTCGATACGAATGCCGATGGCTTCATCGATAGAGAGGAGTTTAAATTCTGCTGGAACCAGTGGATAAAAACG ATTGTGCGACCGGTGAACGCGTTCCTCATTGTTGATGtacaaaatgattttataagtGGTTCCTTGGATATAAGTAATTGCAGTGCACAGCAGCAAGGACACGAG ATACTGGAGCCCATCAACAAGCTGCTGGATACGGTGGACTTTGATGCCGTCTTCTACTCATTGGACTGGCATCCCAGCGATCACGTTTCATTTATTGATAATGTCAAAATGCGCCCCATGGACGAGTCCTCTTCG TTGGATTCGGACTCCGCCCAGGTGTTCGACACGGTCATCTTCGCCGGACCGCCGCCCATGAAGCAGCGCCTGTGGCCCCGCCACTGTGTCCAGGATTCGTGGGGAGCCGAGCTGCACAAGGACCTCAAGGTGGTGGACCACGGCATCAAAGTGTACAAGGGCACCAATCCGGAGGTGGACTCGTACTCGGTGTTCTGGGACAACAAGAAGCTCTCGGACACCACGCTGAACGCCCAGCTGAAGATGAAGGGGGCCACCGACATCTATGTGTGCGGCCTGGCCTACGACGTCTGCGTGGGCGCCACGGCCGTGGACGCCCTGTCCGCCGGATACCGGACCATCCTCATCGACGACTGCTGCCGCGGCACGGATGTCCACGACATCGAGCACACCAAGGAGAAAGTCAACACCAGCGATGGCGTAATCGTCCACACCAATGAG GTGAAGGCCATGGCTGAAGGTCGGGATCGACGCCCCGAACTGGGCTACAAGCTGGCCATGGAGCTCAAGAGTCCCGATTCGGTTCTTTCGCAACGCAACGGATTCAGACCCACATACTAA